Proteins encoded together in one Neobacillus sp. FSL H8-0543 window:
- the glgB gene encoding 1,4-alpha-glucan branching protein GlgB has translation MAVNTLFPTDFQLHLFHEGNLFQSHQLFGAHILRNSEKVVTRFCVWAPNALKVRLVGDFNGWNGEGYDLQRINKEGVWILIVNHDMDGSLYKYEIFTANGERILKADPFAFFSELRPNTASIVYSIKNYKWKDNLWIQQREKRNILSEPEIIYEVHLGSWKKHSNGEFLSYKELASELIPYVVEHGFTHIELLPLIEHPLDISWGYQGTGYFSATSRYGKPEDLMYFVDQCHQNGIGVILDWVPGHFCKDAHGLYNFDGTHIYSYSNESDRENLVWGTANFDLGKGEVQSFLISNAFFWMEYFHVDGFRMDAVANIIYWPNAAEKQENPMGLSFLKKLNKEVHDFDPTFLMIGEDSTDFPNVTAPVHYGGLGFDYKWNMGWMNDILEYVETPPYSRSSVHSKVTFSLFYAFSENFMLPISHDEVVHGKKSLLDKMPGDYWEKFAQLRLLLGFMFAHPGKKHLFMGFEIGQFSEWKDKEQLDWHLLDYDMHQKVNKYVKQLTKFYKRSKPLYELDHIQNGFEWIDANNQEQSIFSFIRKGKTADDFLIILCNFTGIGYSDYKIGVPVLGEFREAFSSDLEEYGGASNVNKKTIRALEEPFHSNPFSIEVVIPPYGFQIIRKVKKRKERLGNGKEKVRSHVISRRERK, from the coding sequence ATGGCAGTGAATACTTTATTTCCTACGGATTTTCAGTTGCATTTATTTCATGAGGGAAACCTTTTTCAAAGTCATCAACTATTTGGTGCGCATATATTGAGGAATTCCGAAAAGGTTGTCACAAGATTTTGTGTATGGGCTCCGAATGCATTAAAGGTAAGACTTGTAGGCGATTTTAATGGATGGAATGGAGAAGGCTATGATTTACAAAGGATAAACAAAGAAGGTGTCTGGATTCTTATTGTTAATCACGACATGGATGGAAGCTTATACAAATATGAGATATTCACAGCAAATGGTGAAAGAATCTTAAAAGCAGATCCATTTGCCTTTTTCTCTGAACTAAGACCAAACACTGCTTCGATTGTCTACTCCATAAAAAACTATAAATGGAAAGATAACCTTTGGATCCAACAAAGAGAAAAAAGAAATATCCTATCTGAACCAGAGATCATCTATGAAGTCCATCTTGGTTCTTGGAAGAAGCATTCAAATGGGGAGTTTCTATCATATAAAGAACTGGCTTCGGAACTTATTCCATATGTGGTTGAGCATGGGTTTACACATATTGAATTATTACCGCTTATCGAACACCCGCTAGATATATCTTGGGGATATCAGGGAACAGGATATTTTTCGGCGACATCTCGTTATGGTAAGCCAGAGGACTTAATGTATTTTGTTGACCAATGTCACCAGAATGGAATAGGTGTCATCCTTGATTGGGTACCAGGGCATTTTTGTAAAGACGCACATGGTCTATACAATTTCGATGGGACGCATATATATTCTTATAGCAACGAGAGTGATAGGGAGAATTTAGTCTGGGGAACAGCGAACTTTGACTTAGGTAAAGGAGAAGTCCAAAGCTTTCTTATCTCAAATGCATTTTTTTGGATGGAGTATTTCCATGTTGATGGATTTAGGATGGATGCAGTCGCAAACATTATTTATTGGCCGAATGCTGCAGAAAAACAGGAAAACCCAATGGGTCTTTCCTTTTTGAAAAAATTAAATAAAGAGGTTCATGATTTTGACCCCACATTCTTAATGATCGGAGAGGACTCTACTGACTTCCCAAATGTGACTGCTCCCGTCCATTATGGAGGCTTAGGTTTCGATTATAAATGGAATATGGGGTGGATGAATGACATTCTAGAGTATGTAGAAACCCCGCCATACTCCCGCTCCAGTGTTCACTCAAAAGTTACTTTTTCTCTCTTTTATGCCTTTTCAGAAAATTTCATGCTTCCAATTTCGCATGATGAAGTGGTTCATGGAAAAAAGTCGCTGCTTGATAAAATGCCGGGTGATTATTGGGAAAAGTTTGCTCAGCTGCGTTTACTGCTTGGTTTTATGTTTGCACACCCTGGTAAAAAGCATTTATTTATGGGATTTGAAATAGGGCAGTTTTCAGAATGGAAGGATAAAGAACAATTGGATTGGCATCTATTAGATTATGACATGCACCAAAAGGTAAACAAGTATGTTAAGCAATTAACAAAGTTTTACAAACGATCGAAACCCCTTTACGAGCTTGATCATATACAAAATGGATTTGAATGGATTGATGCGAATAATCAAGAACAATCAATTTTTTCTTTTATACGCAAAGGGAAAACTGCAGATGATTTCTTAATAATCCTTTGTAATTTTACAGGCATTGGTTATTCAGATTATAAAATCGGAGTTCCAGTTTTAGGCGAGTTCCGCGAAGCTTTTTCAAGTGACCTGGAGGAGTATGGCGGTGCCAGCAATGTTAATAAAAAGACAATTAGGGCTTTAGAAGAGCCGTTTCATAGTAACCCATTTTCGATTGAAGTGGTAATCCCGCCTTATGGTTTTCAAATCATTCGGAAAGTGAAAAAACGAAAGGAGAGATTAGGTAATGGCAAAGAAAAAGTGCGTAGCCATGTTATTAGCAGGAGGGAAAGGAAGTAG
- a CDS encoding MgtC/SapB family protein, protein MENVDIDILIKLGISAVFGLIIGLERELKRKPVGLKTSLVISVVSCLLTIVSIESAYMFPNSDDVRITMDPLRLAAQIVSGIGFLGAGVILRRGNDSISGLTTAAMIWGAAGIGIAVGAGFFVEAFAGVALLIISVELVPYVMKFIGPKQLREKEISLQLFMRDKAQIEKVMSFLMEKKYIIRRIRIKDLDNGDHLVQIRVAVDYREKTTDVYALVSSLEGINKVEIESMN, encoded by the coding sequence ATGGAAAATGTTGATATAGATATTTTAATAAAGCTGGGGATTTCCGCAGTTTTCGGGCTAATCATTGGTCTGGAGCGTGAACTTAAGAGGAAGCCCGTTGGACTAAAAACAAGTCTGGTCATTTCTGTAGTAAGCTGTCTGTTGACAATTGTTTCAATTGAATCAGCTTATATGTTCCCTAATTCTGATGATGTAAGAATCACAATGGATCCCTTGCGCCTGGCTGCTCAAATTGTTTCTGGAATTGGTTTCTTGGGTGCAGGTGTTATTTTACGCAGAGGTAATGACAGTATTTCTGGATTAACAACGGCAGCAATGATATGGGGAGCGGCAGGGATCGGGATCGCAGTGGGTGCGGGTTTTTTTGTTGAAGCTTTTGCAGGGGTCGCCTTACTAATTATTAGTGTTGAATTAGTACCATATGTTATGAAGTTTATTGGTCCCAAACAATTAAGAGAGAAAGAAATCAGTCTTCAATTATTTATGAGAGATAAAGCTCAAATAGAAAAAGTAATGTCATTTTTGATGGAGAAAAAATATATTATTCGGAGAATCCGGATTAAGGATTTAGACAATGGAGACCATTTAGTCCAAATAAGAGTTGCAGTTGATTATCGAGAAAAAACAACGGATGTTTACGCATTAGTCTCCAGTTTAGAAGGTATCAATAAAGTAGAGATAGAAAGTATGAATTAA
- a CDS encoding DEAD/DEAH box helicase: MPDFISLGISELLVEKLNRVGVSKPTPIQKRAIPFLMEGKDVIAQAQTGTGKTFAFILPILEKINPDASHVQALIVTPTRELALQITAEFEKLTADLQDVDVLAVYGGQDVDKQLRKLKRNVQIVVGTPGRLLDHIRRGTVQLSKLSFLVLDEADQMLHIGFLNEVEDIIRETPASRQTMLFSATMAEEIRKLAKRHMREPEYIQVEKKQGPADNVKQIAMHTVDRAKQGTLINLIESHRPYMAVIFCRTKRRVSKLYEVLRSHKFSCDELHGDLSQAKREQVMKRFRDGDVQLLIATDVAARGLDVEGVTHVFNYDIPQDSESYIHRIGRTGRAGSEGLAITFYSTADRPTLDLIEKELKITIPKQNIGNTDEKSEEKRHTERKPKENKQWGSRKPEEGKKKYTGRKRGPVGKTEGKAESKSGGFGKRSSSQQKTSSTLVTGSRGKQTNTSRPARQERSKSQTSSDRNNRR, from the coding sequence TTGCCTGATTTTATATCATTAGGTATTTCTGAATTATTAGTAGAAAAATTAAATAGGGTCGGTGTGTCTAAACCTACACCCATCCAAAAAAGAGCCATTCCATTTCTGATGGAGGGTAAAGATGTTATTGCACAGGCTCAAACAGGAACAGGAAAGACGTTTGCCTTCATATTGCCGATTCTGGAGAAGATAAATCCTGATGCTTCACATGTTCAAGCACTCATCGTCACACCTACACGTGAATTGGCCTTACAAATCACCGCTGAATTTGAAAAACTGACAGCAGATTTACAGGATGTTGATGTCCTGGCTGTCTATGGCGGTCAGGATGTTGATAAGCAGCTAAGAAAATTGAAAAGAAATGTTCAGATTGTAGTTGGAACACCAGGTCGTCTATTGGATCATATTCGAAGAGGGACGGTACAATTATCAAAGCTATCCTTCCTAGTCCTTGATGAGGCAGACCAAATGCTCCATATCGGATTTTTAAACGAAGTAGAGGATATTATTAGGGAAACACCTGCTAGTAGGCAAACGATGTTGTTTTCCGCAACAATGGCAGAGGAAATTAGAAAATTAGCAAAAAGGCATATGCGTGAACCTGAATATATCCAAGTGGAAAAAAAGCAAGGACCTGCAGACAATGTCAAACAAATCGCCATGCATACAGTGGACAGGGCAAAACAGGGGACTCTAATCAATCTGATTGAATCACACAGGCCATATATGGCTGTCATTTTTTGCAGAACTAAACGGAGGGTCAGCAAATTATATGAAGTTCTTCGGTCACATAAATTCTCATGTGATGAACTACATGGTGATTTGTCACAAGCTAAAAGGGAACAAGTGATGAAACGGTTTCGAGATGGTGATGTCCAACTTCTCATTGCGACGGATGTAGCGGCAAGAGGTTTGGATGTGGAAGGTGTTACCCATGTGTTTAATTATGATATTCCACAGGATTCAGAAAGCTATATTCACCGTATCGGAAGAACAGGAAGAGCAGGATCAGAAGGCTTGGCTATCACATTCTACTCTACTGCAGACCGCCCAACCCTTGACCTGATCGAAAAAGAGTTAAAGATAACCATTCCAAAACAAAATATAGGTAATACTGACGAAAAATCAGAGGAAAAGCGTCATACTGAACGGAAACCAAAAGAAAATAAACAATGGGGATCGAGGAAACCTGAAGAGGGTAAGAAAAAATATACAGGTAGAAAGCGTGGACCCGTAGGAAAAACTGAAGGAAAAGCTGAAAGTAAGTCTGGAGGTTTCGGAAAGCGCTCTTCCAGTCAGCAAAAGACATCATCAACACTGGTGACAGGTTCAAGAGGGAAACAAACAAATACCAGTCGCCCAGCCAGACAGGAAAGAAGTAAATCACAGACCAGTTCAGATAGAAATAATAGAAGATAA
- a CDS encoding OsmC family protein: MGQMASFKVVGKGNGMRTDAIAGKHTIAIDEPESFGGKDSAIDPLSAFLASLMACENVMAQIIAKEMKFDLQGINFEVEGSLDLAGLMGDVTVKPYFQQVVVKGYIETSESDERIAEMQKAVDMRCPVFRTLKDAGIPVENRWVKTVPAV, translated from the coding sequence ATGGGACAAATGGCTAGCTTTAAGGTTGTAGGTAAAGGAAATGGAATGCGTACCGATGCAATTGCCGGAAAGCATACAATTGCAATTGATGAGCCGGAATCCTTTGGCGGCAAGGATTCTGCGATTGATCCTTTATCAGCCTTTTTAGCATCCTTAATGGCATGTGAAAATGTGATGGCCCAAATAATTGCAAAAGAAATGAAATTTGATTTACAAGGAATTAACTTTGAAGTGGAAGGTAGCTTAGATTTAGCTGGTTTGATGGGAGATGTTACCGTAAAACCTTACTTTCAACAAGTAGTGGTAAAGGGATATATTGAAACATCTGAATCTGACGAACGAATTGCTGAAATGCAAAAGGCAGTTGACATGCGCTGTCCTGTATTTAGAACATTAAAGGATGCAGGAATTCCAGTAGAAAATCGTTGGGTAAAAACTGTTCCTGCAGTATAA
- a CDS encoding cobalamin-independent methionine synthase II family protein, translating into MSTKKFPTTVIGSWPRTTEVKRAMRDKRAGRISEEEFQSVADQAVLQCLKWQVEAGIDIVTDGEQRRDNFISFVAEHLHNVRMLMVSELLEYVEDKASFEEILGTLDVPAFSMSNPAATGKISRKKPLALNDFLFLKKHTDKAVKVALPGPYLLTRSMWVEGLSKEAYPTKEDLSVDIIKVLREEMEDLIAAGVEFVQFDEPVLTELVFTQKNANRTFMCGALTAKADAEEEIAFALDLMNQVTDGMIGRGTRVGVHVCRGNWSTQEQVLLKGPYYPLIPYFSQVNVDQLVLEYATPRAGELDAIRDFGGKELGFGIVNPRTEEVETVEDIVARVQEVSKYLPAEKIFLNPDCGFGTFAQRPMNSDEIAFEKLKTMVEAAKRLKEMAVV; encoded by the coding sequence ATGAGTACCAAAAAATTCCCTACCACGGTTATCGGTAGCTGGCCGAGAACGACTGAAGTAAAACGAGCGATGCGCGATAAACGTGCTGGGAGAATTTCTGAAGAAGAGTTTCAATCCGTCGCCGATCAGGCAGTTTTACAATGCTTGAAATGGCAAGTAGAAGCAGGAATTGATATTGTTACGGATGGAGAACAGCGCAGGGATAATTTCATCTCTTTTGTTGCCGAACACTTACATAATGTTCGGATGCTAATGGTATCGGAACTACTTGAGTATGTCGAGGATAAAGCTAGTTTTGAAGAGATACTTGGAACATTAGATGTTCCAGCCTTTTCCATGTCAAACCCAGCGGCTACTGGTAAAATCAGCAGAAAGAAACCGCTTGCATTAAACGACTTCTTATTCCTTAAGAAACACACCGACAAAGCCGTAAAAGTAGCCTTACCAGGTCCGTACCTTTTGACAAGATCGATGTGGGTGGAGGGGTTATCGAAAGAAGCCTATCCGACAAAAGAGGATTTGTCAGTTGATATCATAAAGGTTTTACGGGAAGAAATGGAAGATCTAATCGCTGCAGGAGTAGAATTTGTTCAATTTGATGAACCAGTTTTAACGGAGCTTGTTTTTACGCAAAAAAATGCAAACCGAACCTTTATGTGCGGGGCATTAACTGCAAAAGCGGATGCGGAAGAAGAAATTGCCTTCGCTTTGGATTTAATGAATCAAGTAACAGATGGAATGATTGGCAGAGGGACAAGAGTTGGTGTACATGTATGCCGTGGTAACTGGAGTACTCAGGAGCAAGTTCTGCTAAAAGGACCTTATTATCCGTTAATACCCTATTTCTCTCAGGTGAATGTTGACCAGCTTGTTCTTGAATATGCAACCCCACGGGCGGGAGAGCTTGATGCGATTCGTGACTTTGGGGGCAAAGAGCTGGGATTTGGAATCGTTAATCCAAGGACAGAAGAAGTTGAAACGGTTGAGGATATCGTTGCCCGTGTGCAGGAAGTGAGTAAATACTTACCAGCTGAAAAAATCTTTTTAAATCCTGATTGTGGTTTTGGAACATTTGCGCAAAGACCAATGAATAGTGATGAAATAGCCTTTGAAAAATTAAAAACAATGGTGGAAGCGGCGAAAAGACTTAAAGAAATGGCAGTAGTTTAA
- a CDS encoding OsmC family protein, with the protein MHIPHAVCDGGDLDCGSGLLLIIKKAMDPLLNGEILEVRSRERTVAGDLPAWCRMVNHEFLGSEPGDNTTRYFIKKGSNQIELEKELQAAKGYEWSVRARGEKELMAKVHSRNHTFQVGQPADFGAKVDAPSAIDYLLASLASCLTVGYKAQASRRNIEIDNLELSIKGRLENVLYHLELEEEGGPKVNKITGTFYVSSPDSEKVLEDLWDNTLLRSPIYQTLKQAITIDIKLSIVF; encoded by the coding sequence ATGCATATTCCTCATGCGGTCTGTGATGGCGGGGATTTAGATTGTGGATCAGGATTACTGTTAATCATCAAAAAAGCAATGGATCCCCTTTTAAATGGTGAAATACTCGAAGTTCGCAGCCGTGAGCGAACGGTTGCGGGAGATTTACCAGCCTGGTGTCGAATGGTCAATCATGAATTTCTTGGTTCAGAACCAGGTGATAATACCACTCGTTACTTTATTAAAAAGGGTTCGAACCAGATTGAATTAGAAAAGGAATTACAAGCAGCCAAAGGTTATGAGTGGAGTGTTCGGGCGCGAGGTGAAAAGGAGCTAATGGCTAAAGTTCATTCGCGAAACCATACCTTTCAAGTAGGCCAACCTGCTGATTTTGGTGCGAAAGTAGATGCACCAAGTGCGATTGATTATCTGCTTGCATCTTTGGCATCCTGTCTAACGGTAGGGTATAAAGCACAGGCATCTCGTCGCAATATTGAGATTGATAATCTTGAACTTTCAATAAAAGGTAGACTGGAAAATGTTTTATACCATTTGGAGCTAGAAGAGGAAGGCGGTCCCAAAGTTAACAAAATTACTGGTACTTTCTATGTATCATCACCTGATTCAGAAAAGGTTCTTGAAGATTTATGGGATAACACGCTTCTAAGGTCTCCAATCTATCAAACACTTAAACAAGCTATAACAATTGATATAAAACTCTCAATCGTATTTTAA
- a CDS encoding DsrE family protein: protein MAGKFLVSLTNAKNDPDKATVGFVVANAAVASGQETVIFLNVEGAYLASKGYADDIHEEGFAPLKQLMDNFVEAGGTLWVCSPCFKKRDLDEENLVEGATIVGGAKVVEFLSLGAASITY, encoded by the coding sequence ATGGCTGGAAAATTTTTAGTGAGTTTAACAAATGCAAAGAATGACCCTGACAAAGCAACAGTAGGTTTTGTAGTAGCAAACGCTGCGGTAGCATCAGGTCAGGAAACGGTAATTTTTCTAAATGTTGAAGGAGCCTATTTAGCTTCAAAAGGCTATGCAGATGATATCCACGAAGAAGGCTTTGCCCCATTAAAACAGCTAATGGATAACTTTGTGGAAGCAGGAGGGACTCTTTGGGTTTGTAGCCCGTGCTTTAAGAAAAGAGATCTGGACGAAGAAAATCTTGTTGAAGGCGCAACCATTGTCGGCGGAGCAAAAGTAGTTGAGTTCCTGAGCCTGGGTGCTGCTTCCATTACATATTAA
- a CDS encoding sulfurtransferase TusA family protein, producing MSYHYVPDWIYDAGPTGCGELIMNLFLTIKKLESGQIIEVISYDPGAREDLPAWCRMQNHTLLERKDFGRISYYYIEKG from the coding sequence ATGTCTTACCATTATGTACCTGACTGGATTTATGATGCAGGTCCAACCGGTTGCGGGGAATTGATTATGAACTTGTTTTTAACAATAAAAAAGTTGGAGAGTGGCCAAATCATTGAGGTAATCTCCTATGACCCAGGTGCACGTGAGGATCTTCCTGCTTGGTGCAGAATGCAAAACCATACTCTTTTAGAACGCAAGGATTTTGGAAGGATAAGCTATTACTATATTGAAAAAGGCTGA
- a CDS encoding selenium metabolism-associated LysR family transcriptional regulator produces the protein MDLHQLLVFTKVVEHKSFSKAAEDIFLSQSTVSSHIQALERTLNIHLFDRVGRDSILTPQGERLYQWALKLLLIKDQAILDLTEGMTELRGNIRIAASSVPGQFIIPKMVKQFRNQYPNAVFHIDQFSSKTVAEKVLSGTVDMGILGEKYDNDKLQYVPLIKEKLVLITSNQSSISGAVTLHEIMKHPFILRNSDSGTNAQLERLLKKNKINKDKLNIAAFTESGQSLIQFVIQDIGISIISEIAAKEHFRNNMLKMHEINDFNDERYFYLVYNQNKTQSMLSKLFIDSAQALV, from the coding sequence ATGGATTTGCACCAACTTTTGGTTTTTACTAAGGTCGTTGAACATAAAAGTTTTTCTAAGGCTGCCGAAGATATCTTTTTAAGCCAGTCAACGGTAAGCTCCCATATCCAGGCATTAGAAAGAACGTTAAATATACATCTATTTGATCGGGTTGGGAGAGATAGCATTCTTACGCCACAGGGGGAACGACTATATCAGTGGGCACTGAAATTATTACTAATAAAGGATCAGGCTATCCTTGATTTAACAGAGGGCATGACAGAGCTGCGCGGAAACATCAGAATAGCTGCGAGTTCAGTCCCAGGACAGTTCATCATCCCAAAAATGGTCAAACAATTTAGAAACCAGTATCCAAATGCGGTGTTTCATATCGATCAATTCTCATCAAAGACCGTAGCGGAAAAGGTTCTCAGCGGAACAGTGGATATGGGGATATTAGGAGAAAAATACGATAATGATAAACTTCAATATGTTCCATTAATAAAAGAAAAATTAGTGCTTATTACCTCTAACCAATCAAGCATTTCAGGGGCGGTAACTCTTCATGAGATCATGAAGCATCCCTTTATTTTGAGGAATTCCGATTCAGGAACGAATGCTCAACTCGAAAGGTTGCTTAAAAAAAATAAGATAAATAAGGACAAATTAAATATTGCCGCCTTCACAGAAAGCGGGCAAAGTTTGATCCAATTTGTCATACAGGATATTGGCATTTCGATTATTTCTGAAATAGCCGCTAAGGAGCATTTTAGGAATAACATGCTGAAGATGCATGAGATTAATGACTTCAACGATGAAAGATATTTCTATCTAGTCTATAATCAAAATAAAACGCAATCAATGTTATCGAAATTATTTATTGATAGCGCTCAAGCTTTAGTCTAA
- a CDS encoding long-chain fatty acid--CoA ligase, translating into MRWELDWLENRARLTPNKNAIIDGETNKAWSYEELNNRSKSVASWLESRGVKKGDRIALLSPNHISYFDLLFACGKIGAIFVPLNWRLSNSEIKGILQDCSPVLIGIHLRFQNMLTGLQTIDCTPFFVGNSSYEEMIFNSKCPQLLESISEQDPLAIIYTGGTTGKPKGVVLSHQSIQWNAINTILSWSLTETDVTINYMPMFHTGGLNALSIPVLMIGGTVVIGDQFEEEQAVNSINHYGCTIILLVPTMYHMLVQTEEFNRSKFPSMKIFLSGAAPCPLQIYEAFQKKGIAFKEGYGLTEAGPNNFFIRPEDAQEKQGSVGKPMLYNSIKLVKETGVEASANEVGELLIKGKHSFSHYWNNQQATTETVKNGWVHTGDLAKKDEHGFFYIVGRKKDMIITGGENVYPLEIEHWMAAYPGIDEVAVIGIPDEKWGERVAAIIVSKADHRLDEDELRTYCEKKLGRYKIPKSFIFIKELPKTHVGKIDKVKLKEMSIGIQEARGEQ; encoded by the coding sequence GTGAGGTGGGAACTCGATTGGCTGGAAAATAGAGCAAGATTGACGCCAAATAAGAATGCGATTATAGATGGAGAGACAAACAAAGCTTGGTCGTATGAAGAATTAAACAACCGTTCTAAATCAGTAGCTAGTTGGTTAGAGTCTCGGGGAGTGAAAAAAGGCGATCGGATTGCCTTACTATCACCAAATCATATCAGTTATTTTGATTTATTATTTGCCTGCGGTAAAATTGGGGCAATCTTTGTCCCGTTGAATTGGCGTCTATCCAATAGTGAGATTAAAGGAATTTTACAGGATTGTTCTCCTGTATTGATTGGCATTCATTTACGGTTTCAAAACATGCTCACTGGATTACAAACCATCGATTGCACACCTTTTTTTGTCGGAAATAGCAGCTATGAAGAAATGATTTTTAATTCAAAGTGCCCGCAGCTTTTAGAGAGCATTTCTGAGCAAGATCCGCTGGCAATAATTTATACAGGAGGAACGACAGGCAAACCAAAGGGTGTTGTCTTAAGTCACCAATCTATCCAATGGAACGCAATCAACACAATACTTAGCTGGAGCCTCACGGAGACAGATGTAACGATAAATTATATGCCAATGTTTCATACAGGAGGGTTAAATGCTTTATCGATTCCAGTATTAATGATTGGCGGGACAGTCGTTATAGGTGATCAATTCGAGGAAGAGCAGGCTGTGAATTCCATCAATCATTATGGTTGTACAATCATTCTCTTGGTACCAACCATGTATCATATGCTTGTTCAGACGGAGGAATTTAACCGTAGTAAATTCCCGTCGATGAAAATATTTTTATCAGGCGCGGCTCCTTGCCCCTTACAAATATATGAAGCCTTTCAGAAAAAGGGAATAGCCTTTAAAGAGGGATATGGTTTAACAGAAGCAGGGCCAAATAATTTTTTTATTCGTCCGGAAGATGCCCAAGAAAAACAAGGATCAGTCGGAAAGCCAATGTTATATAATTCGATAAAACTTGTAAAAGAAACTGGTGTAGAGGCAAGTGCTAATGAAGTAGGAGAACTATTAATTAAAGGAAAGCATTCCTTTTCACATTATTGGAATAATCAGCAAGCCACAACAGAAACAGTAAAGAATGGTTGGGTTCATACGGGGGACTTGGCTAAGAAGGATGAACACGGGTTCTTTTATATTGTAGGCAGAAAAAAGGATATGATTATTACTGGCGGAGAAAATGTCTACCCGCTTGAAATTGAACATTGGATGGCTGCCTATCCGGGAATCGACGAAGTTGCTGTCATCGGCATTCCTGATGAAAAATGGGGAGAAAGAGTAGCTGCCATCATAGTATCTAAGGCAGATCACCGGTTAGACGAGGATGAGTTAAGAACTTACTGTGAAAAAAAACTTGGTAGATATAAAATTCCTAAAAGCTTTATCTTCATTAAAGAACTCCCGAAAACGCATGTTGGAAAAATTGATAAAGTGAAATTAAAAGAAATGAGTATCGGTATTCAAGAAGCGAGAGGAGAACAATAA
- a CDS encoding alpha/beta hydrolase — translation MVNVAMKTVQLVNGETIAYREREGGEKKVLLIHGNMTSSKHWDLVLENMSAEYKLYALDLRGFGESSYHNLIQSIKDFSDDVKLFVNEIGLKDFALVGWSTGGAVAMQFAADYPGYCNKLILLASESTRGYPFDGKLGVQDDVHRFISYEEIKQDLVRTIPVQTAYDTNNVELLKLIWNAVIYTKNQPAPELYDEYVQDMRTQRNLAEVHHANNTFNISHFDNGLVEGNGKVDQINVPVLVLRGDRDLVISAEMTKELVQDLGEKAEFVELKDCGHSPLVDDLPQLLREMTQFLKAEVLQ, via the coding sequence ATGGTTAATGTAGCAATGAAAACCGTTCAATTGGTGAACGGGGAAACGATCGCCTACCGGGAACGGGAGGGTGGAGAAAAAAAGGTACTGCTCATCCATGGAAATATGACTTCATCTAAGCATTGGGATCTTGTTCTTGAGAACATGAGTGCAGAATATAAACTTTACGCTCTGGATTTACGAGGTTTCGGAGAATCTAGCTATCACAATTTAATCCAATCGATTAAAGATTTTTCTGATGATGTAAAGCTGTTTGTTAATGAGATTGGCCTGAAGGACTTTGCACTTGTTGGCTGGTCAACAGGTGGTGCGGTGGCGATGCAATTTGCTGCTGATTACCCAGGATACTGTAATAAGCTGATTTTATTAGCTTCAGAATCAACGAGAGGCTATCCTTTCGATGGGAAATTAGGGGTACAGGACGATGTGCACCGTTTTATATCATATGAAGAAATTAAGCAAGATTTAGTACGAACCATCCCTGTACAAACAGCTTATGACACAAATAATGTGGAGTTACTAAAGCTGATTTGGAACGCAGTCATTTATACCAAGAATCAGCCTGCTCCGGAACTTTATGACGAGTATGTCCAAGACATGAGAACCCAGCGCAATTTAGCTGAGGTACATCATGCAAATAATACTTTTAACATTAGTCACTTCGATAATGGACTTGTTGAAGGCAATGGGAAAGTAGATCAGATTAACGTGCCAGTGTTAGTGCTTAGAGGGGATCGTGATTTGGTTATTAGTGCAGAAATGACCAAAGAATTGGTTCAAGATCTAGGAGAAAAAGCTGAATTTGTAGAGTTAAAGGATTGTGGCCACTCTCCGCTTGTTGATGATCTTCCGCAGCTATTAAGGGAGATGACGCAATTTCTGAAGGCGGAGGTTCTACAATAA